The nucleotide window TTCTTCCGGGTAGTGGAGTAAAAAAGTCAGCACCTGAATCTGTATGGGACTCAACCCATATTGTGTGGCCTCCTGCCAAAGGAGTACCCTGAAAGCCTCTGATAAGCGCTCAAGAGCAACCACGATTTTGCTCGATGTGTTTTCTGCCTGCTGCGCGGGGCTGAATGTGGAAACTTTCCCCATATTTACTACTGTCCTTAATTAGCGGGGCAAGGTACAATAATAAAGCCTGCTTGTAAATAGCATATTAGTGACATCCTTGTGGTTCATGGATATAGTAACCTTGTTGGGCTATCTTCATCTCCCAGCGGGGAATGATCTGTGTTGTATAACAAAAACGGCAGTCTTTCCGTGTTACCGGCAGGTCTTCCTGCAGCCGGGCCTGCAAAAATTCGCTTCCGAAGGCTAATACAGCTGTGAAAGCTGTTTCCGGGGGTACAATAATATCAAAGTGAAGGAAACCTCCTGCTTTCTTTTTCGCATATGCCTTATACACGGCTACTTCCATAAACATTTTTTGAGGGTGGAAAATGAATATCAGAACGGGGCTGTTTGTCCTCCGGGGTAAACCCACAACAGAGCACTGAGGCTGACGGCCTTGAACCAGGCCTGATGCATCGCTTCTATTTCTTCCGGACTATATCCGGTATCATTAAGAAAATGGCGGCCGGCTTCACTCACCGGGAAAACAAAAGTGGTCATATACCGCAGAAACACCGGTGACAGCGGATGCAAATCATCCAGTGGTACTTTCCTTAATTGCAGCTGCCGTGCAATCTTCTCTTCAAATTCCCACCAGCGGCTACTTTCACTGCGCTTGCACAAGCCGGTGATCCATTCCCGGAAGTGCGGACGGATGGAATGCAGGTACGACAGGTCCGGCGCACCACTACTGGTGAAATAATGCGCCAGGTAATTGTTTTTCACAATACGCTCGTACCAGCGATTTAAAATTTCTTCTGCATGCGGTGCCAGGATCTCCCCCGCCAGGGTCAGGTATTGCTCATCTTCGTGTGTAAAAAGCATCATGCGTTTGATCTTTATCAACACCTGTGCATCAATGGAAGTGGTTTGGGGTTCAGGAATCATAGATGACCGCTCTGCTGCGTTAATCATATCATACATATGTTTTGAGCTGCTGCAATTAGAAAATGGTCACGTGCAAATATAGTGAGGATTCCTATTCATTTGCAATTTATTGTAAAAGCAATACAACTTTTATTGAATGTTCCCTTTTTCTGAATTGACGAGATATGCTACTTTGAATTAATTTGAGATTTTCGGATGAACTGTATAGTTTTGATTTCCTGTTAACCAGGCCTTTTAATTACAATAATGAAGAACATACAGACACTTTTATATAGAAACGGTCTTGGTATCCACTCTGTACTATCCGAAGACAAAGAAAATTTTAAAATCATTCTCCGCGAGGGGCATTTGCGACGTACGTTTTACCTGTCGGCGCTGGGTGCCGGGGCCGGTTTGCTCACGGTAGGCGCCGGAATGCTGCTCTCATGGCTGGTCCGGATGCTGACCGGCCTGGCTTTTTTCGGAAAGCTGAGTACGGATGCGGGTATGCTGGCCGATAGCGAAGCCGGCATTTGGCTGTTATTTATCCCGGTAGCCGGGGCATTTGTATCTCTGTTTCTTATCGGGGCCCGTTACCCTACCTGGAAACTGCCGGCCCTGGCCATCTGTATTGGCACAGGTGCACCTATTGGTACAGAAGGGCCCGTGATGGTGGCCGCCGGGGCTTTTGCACTGCAGGACCGCCAACGGCTGCGTATTTCGGAAGCGGAAGCTCATCTGTTACTGGTGGCCGGTGCCGCTGCCGGCGTGGCCTGGTACTTCGGGGCACCGGTATCTGCACTGTTGCTGGCACTGGAATTATGGCTGGGCACCTGGTCCTTGACCTTGTTGTTGCCGGTGCTGTCTGGTGTGATAGTCGGTGGTGTAGCTCATTATTGTCTGTCTGACATGAATCCTTTTTTTACGATGGGCAGCGGTCCTGCATTGAATGCCGGTGCTCTGCTGGTTTATACTGTTCTGGGGCTCATTGTCGGGTTGACAGCGGCCCTGCTGGTAAGAGCCTCCCGTGGTCTTACCCGGTTATTTAACCGGCTGAAATACCATAGTCCCTGGTGGCTGCTGCTGGCGGCCGTGCCAGTGGGCATTGCCGGCTACCTGGCCCCCGAAAGTCTGGGTAACGGTGAAGTATATGGTAACAACCTGCTGCAGGCGCATGTAACGTTGCAATTGGTGTTTGTAGTAGGGGTGGTGAAGCTGATCACCTGGCTGTTTTTTACTTCGGGTTACAATACAGGTACTACTATAACAACGCTACTGATGATCGGCGGGGCACTGGGCCTGTTGCTGGCAGTAGTGGTGCAGCTCGTATGCCCTTCTATTGTGATTAATCCCGCGATGGCTGCGCTGATAGGAATGAGTGCTATGTTTGCCGGAGTTACCCGGGCCTGGTTGACAGCTATTATACTGGCACTGGAATTAACACATTGCCAGCCGGCTGTATTGCCAGTGGCCTGCGCGGCTATTGCTGCATTTGTTATCTCTTTCCCGCTTATCAAAACAAAACGGGATACCGCAGAAAACAAGGTGCAGGGCTGATGTCCTGCACCGTGCAAAAAACTATTCTCCGCCGGAAACGGCTTTCAGGCCGGCAATAGAGCCAATCAGCATAATCAGAAAGAAGATCCTCCACATGGCCACCGGTTCTTTAAAGAAGATCATACCTGCAATGGCTGTACCGGCAGCACCGATACCAGTCCATACGGCATAGGAGGTGCCGATGGGCAGCCCGCTGTTGATTGCCTTGTTCAGAAAAAAGAAACTAAGTGTAATACAGATAAAAAAGCTGACAGAAGGCCACAGCTTTGAAAAGTTCTCAGAATACTTCAGCGAAATAGTAAAGCCCACTTCAAATAGTCCGCCAATAAGCAGGAATAACCAAGCCATAATAACCAGATTTATTAGTGAAAAATAAGATTTGAATAAAATATAGGTCTGGGCATGAGAAGCCCGCAGCCTGTGGATCAGAGGCCGTAATTAAACACTGCGTAAGCGATGGATATGCCAAATGAGGTGGTACGCATGCCGCAAAGATAATAAAATTTAGCGACCAGCTTTATCAGCCACGTAACGGTAGAGGTTAAATGAGTGTTGCGAGATGTGTTCCTGTATTTCCGTCTGAAGATTTTTTTTGCTGATATCGTGCATACGCCGGTGTTGTATCAGCTGGTAAGCTTTTTCCGCGAGCAGCAGAGATCTGCGCTGATGCTGGTGCATAATGGCTTCCTTATGCCGGGCAATGGCGGTTACGATTTCGTGTATGCCTTTCTGTTGGGTGGCCACGGATTTGATAACGGGAATTTCCCACGATGCCTGTTGTTTGCTGTGGGCCAGCAGTCGCAGGTTTTTTACAAAGATGTCTGCATTATCACGGTCGGCCTTATTGACTACAAAAATATCGGCAATTTCCATCAGTCCGGCTTTCATGGTTTGTATTTCGTCGCCTGCTTCTGGCACCACCACTACGATGGTGGTATCTGCGATGCCGGCAATCTCTACTTCGCTTTGCCCTACTCCTACTGTTTCGATAAAGAGATAATCGAAGCCGGCAGCTTTGATAAGGTCACTCACCTCGATGATTTTCGGACTGAGACCACCCAGCGCGCCCCGGCTGGCCATAGACCGGATAAACACACCGGGATGCCCGAAATGTTGTCCCATACGGATACGATCGCCCAGCAAAGCGCCGAAATTAAACGGTGAAGAGGGATCTACAGCAATGATGGCTACTTTTTTATCTTCCGCCAGCAGGTGGGTGATCAGGGCATTAACCAGGGTGCTTTTGCCTGCTCCGGGAGGGCCGGTGATACCCACTACACGGGTAGGGCTATTGGCCGGGAGCTGTTCCAGCAAGGAGGTATAACCAGCTGCTTCATTTTCAACCAGAGAAATACACCGGGCCAGCGCTTTTATTTCTCCCCGCAGAAGCCCCTCCAAATATTGCTGGTACATGTACGAAATATTAGTTGATCAGGTATTCCAGTATGCCCTTGTCAGCTTTGATTTTTTTACTGCTCACAGCGGCTTTTACAAGAATACTGTTTTCCTGGTGCTTGCCACGGGAGTTTTCACGATGGTACAGGTGGAACGCCACTCCTCCCATTTTAATGAATTTTTTCTGAACGCCGGCGTTCAGCAGTCTTACAGCGATATCATTGTCTTCCATTCCCCAGCCGGTAAAATTTTCATCATAACCATTGACGGTAAGGAGGTCTTTTTTCCAGAAAGACATATTACAGCCCTTTACATAGTATTTATGACGGCCACCTATCTTGTATCGTTTGGAAAGGAAACGGCTTAGTGACGGAAAACGTAACGCATTGAGAATGTGGCTGAAAGGTGTAGACCGGAAATCCACATTAATATCGTCTGCCTGTAAAAGTTTATTGGAGATATGGGAAGATAACAGGGCCCGGCTGCCAGTGATGAAATAGCCCGGTTCCGACAGGCGCATATGGTCTTCTACAAAGTGTTTATCCAGGATCAGGTCTCCGTCTATCTGGATAATATAGTCGGAAGTCGACTGAGCGATCCCTTTGTTTCTGATTTGTGCCAGCCTGAAACCTTTATCCTCCTGCCATACATGGACAAGCGGTACAGGGAAATCTTTCCGGATACTGTTGATCAGTTCCCGGGTGTCTTCCCTGGAGCCGTCGTCGGCGATTACGACTTCTGTCGGTAAGATAGTTTGTGATTTAATACTATTCAGGCATAAGGCTAGAGCTGCAGGCCAGTTATATGTAGAAATCAACAACGATATCGTGGATGTGGTTGCTAGCATGTTTGCGAATGAGTAATAATGTTAGTTATAAAGGTATTCCTTTTATTTAATATATGCATAAGGGTGAGCTTAATTAGCAGATTCTGCGCCCCTTATGCGGGGCGTTTTTTTTACCTTAGCCTAAATACTGATCATTAAGATGACAAATTTTATTTCCATATTTCCGCTTGGTATTGTGGTGTATCCGGGAGAACAGCTGAATCTCCACGTTTTCGAGCCCAGGTATAAACAACTGGCCCGGGAATGCGTGGCCGAAAATAAGCCTTTTGGCATTCCTGCGGTAATTGACAAAAAAATAATGGAATATGGAACGTTGGTAACCGTAGAAAAAGTAGAAAAAATATACGATAATGGTGAAATGGACATCATCACCCGGGGAACCAGTGTATTCCGTACACTGGAACGTATCAACGTAATCCCGGATAAATTATATGCCGGCGCTATTGTCAATTATCCCGAAAACCATGAAGCCAGCAATGTACGTCTGCTGGATGAGGTATTACATGGTATCCGGGAGCTGCATGCTATCCTCCAGGTACATAAAAACTTCAGGAAGGAAGATGGCCGCCTGACCGCCTACGACCTGGCCCACCATGCCGGATTGTCGCTGGAAGAAGAGTATGAAGTGTTACACCTTTTTTATGAGGTGCAACGACTGGAATATCTCAAACGACACCTGCATAAAGTAATACCGATGATGGCTGAAATGGAAAGACTGAAAGAAAGAGTAAAACTCAACGGTCATTTCAGAAATCTCTCTGCCGGCGATCTGTAAATTTTTAAACTATATATTTTCCATTGAAGATATTGCCGAAAAAACATATTTTTGAGGGGAAATGGTTGTCTGGCAAGGATTTCAGCTTTCGGGAATGTCAACTTTAACGTGCTTTTAACAGGGCCGAATTTGGTTTTTTTTGCTTCCCGCCTTAAAAAGTAGATATTTGCAGACCCATAATTTTCACTGGACAAGGGTTTAAACTCAATTCTGATACGAAATGCATTGGACTAAAGTCAGTATTCTTTGCTTCCTGGTTGGACTGTTCCTGGTGGCAAATAATGCTACAGCACAGGATAATTCACCCTACTCACGATATGGATTAGGCGATCTGAATAACAACCAGAATACGGTAAACCGCGGTATGGGTGGCGTATCCCAGGCATACGGGGATCCACAATCCGTTAACTTCTTAAATCCGGCCAGCTATTCCAACCTTATGCTCACCACTTTTGATGTGGGTATAGAAGGTGGCTCCCGGTCTATCACCGACAAAACTGCCAGCTTCAACTCTGGCTTTGGTACTCTTTCCTATCTGCAGATCGGTATTCCTATCAAGCGGAAATGGGGGCTCAACCTGGGTTTGCGTCCGGTGACCAAAGTTTCCTACAACATCCAGGAATCTAAAGACCAGATCTTTTATGATACCCTGAAAATGCCGGTGGCCAGCCGCTACCAGGGCAGTGGTGGTTTATACCAGCTGTATGCAGGTACCGGTGTTGGTATTGGCAACTTCAGCATTGGTGTCAACGTGGGTTATCTCTTCGGTAATATTGAAAACAATACCCGTGTGATCTATCCGGTGAGCGATATCAACGCTTCCCGGCATATGACCCGTATCAGCTACGGCAGCTTCTTTTATAAATTAGGGGTACAGTACAGGGCCAAACTGAACAAAGAAATGGACCTGACACTGGGTGCTTCCGGAAGTCTGCAACAGGATATGACCGTTCGCCAGGAAACCCTGAGTGAAAGCCTCATGTATATCGCATCTACCAACGACTTTAACACCCTCGATACTGTTCAGTATTCAAAAGGGCCTAAAGGGACAGTTGTGTATCCTCAGGACTTCAGCGCCGGCTTTATGCTGCGTAAACTGGACAAATGGATGGTAGGTATGGATTTTAATACTACTCAGTGGAGCAAGTTCTCCAAATTTGGTCAGGCTGACTCCCTCCAGAACAGCTGGAAAGTGTCGCTGGGTGGCCAGTTTGTACCCAATGCCATGGCTCTCAGCGGTTATTGGAACAGGGTGGCTTACCGCCTTGGTGCTTACTACGGACTGGATTACCTGAAACTGAACGGCCAGAATATGAATACGCTGGGCTTTACAGTAGGTGCAGGATTACCGGTACGCCGTATGCCTTACTCCAACCAGTATAGCATGGTCAATGTTGCCTTTGATGTGGCACACCGTGGCAATAACAACACTGCCCTGAAAGAAAATATTTACCGGGTATCACTTGGTTTCACGCTGAGTGACAGATGGTTTATTAAGAAGAAATACGATTAAGGCCTGGCCAGGATGATCAGGAAAAAACTCATATATCTGTTGATTGCGCTGACAGCGGTCGCCTGTGAAAATGATATCCAGGCGGTAATGGAATTTGATTCCAAAAAAGCTGCTGTGGAAAATGGAACGGATATCCTGCTCATCTATAGTCAGGGAGGCAGGGTAAACGCCAAACTGACTGCGCCTACCATGGAAAGAAGTCTCGACAAGCCTTCTTATGTGAAGTTCAAACAAGGCCTTAAACTGCTGATGTTTAACGATACCCTGGGCCTGGAAAGTACCCTGGTCGCCGACACTGGCCGCTATCTGGAGGACGAAGGAGCTGTGTTCCTCTCCAAAAACGTAGTGGTAGTGAATAAAAAAGGTGATCGGCTCAATACAGATGAACTGAACTGGGACCCTAAAAGGAAAGTCTTCTACTCCACCAAAGAGGTCTTCATTAAAACCCCTACCGATTCCTTGCATGGATGGGGCCTGATTGCCAATGAAGATTTTACCGACAGAAAGATTATTAATGTAAGCGGACCTATCACGGTGCAGGACAGCCTGTCTATGCAATAAGAGAGCTCCGTTGTAAACGTATAAACAAAAGAACCCCACCTCTGCAGGTGGGGTTCTTTCGCTTTAACCTATTTTTTAACCTAAAATTTGTAATATTAAAAACAATAACTATGCCAGTTTGGACATAATAAATTCATTTCAACACATTCCCTGACCGTTCTTCATAAAGTATGATCCGGCTGTTGCTTATTTGCCGCAAGACCTTTATATTTAGTAAAACGACTGAAATGGAATTGATCAACTGGCAGGATTTTGAAAAAATTGAAATGAGAACAGGGACCATTATTGAAGCCAATGATTTTCCTAAGGCCCGTAACCCGGCTTACCAGCTTACAATTGATTTTGGGCCAGAATTGGGAATTAAGCGTTCTTCCGCCCAAATTACCCGGTTGTATCAGAAAGAAGAACTGGTGGGCAAACAGATAATTGCAGTCGTTAATTTCCCTCCCAAACAAATCGCCAATTTTATATCTGAATGCCTGGTGCTGGGCGTATTGGGAGATGATAAGGAGGTGACGCTGCTGCAACCCGGTCAATCCGTTAAAAACGGACAACGTATTGCATAAAATGTAAAGTGAGAATCAATGGCCCAACGTCAGGATAAAGACGGGGAACGTGCTTTTTGGGAAGGTTATCGCAGCAACTTATCAGGTTAATATCTTTCCAAAACCACAAAAAAAATTAATTAATAACCATTAAATCTTCATTTCTTATTGATTATAAATGTGCTATGCATATTTATAATTAGTAATTCTATATATTTATAATATTGCAAATTATCTAATATAATAAGATATTTACCATTATCCTCTTTTCACGAACAATATTAAAGCGTTCACGGAAATGGGCCCCTATGACTAAAAACCTAAGTATATCTTTGTTTTAGGTTTTTCATAGGATATGGTTAAAATTATTACAAGGGCGGTATTCTTACCACCCTTTTTATTTTTTATACCCTTTAATCGTTTTCGTTTGCCCCCTGATTTGCTACGTTCACCTGCTATAATATTTCAGTGAGCCAGGCTTATCACATCCTTACAGGATAACAAAATGCTCAGTTTTTCAATCTATTTGCCTGATAATCAATTTTATATGTTGAAAAATAACATATTGTTGATTAATATAAAATGTTTAGATGCTATATACGTTCACCGTCCCTTTTGCCGCGTTCCCCGAATAAAATGCATCGTTCACAAAAATGGAATAACACCTAATGAGAAAAACGCCCACCTTTGGGATAGGTTTTTCAATAAAGATATGGTTAAAATTTTTCGGGGCTGTAGTCTTGCAGCCCTGTTTTTTTCTCCCTAAAACCAGTCATCTCCCACTTATTTATTTCCTTTTACCTGATAGTCAATTAATTACATCCCTTGTGTAAGGTTTTTTGGTCCTA belongs to Chitinophaga sp. HK235 and includes:
- a CDS encoding DUF2024 family protein, coding for MEVAVYKAYAKKKAGGFLHFDIIVPPETAFTAVLAFGSEFLQARLQEDLPVTRKDCRFCYTTQIIPRWEMKIAQQGYYIHEPQGCH
- a CDS encoding protoglobin domain-containing protein; the encoded protein is MINAAERSSMIPEPQTTSIDAQVLIKIKRMMLFTHEDEQYLTLAGEILAPHAEEILNRWYERIVKNNYLAHYFTSSGAPDLSYLHSIRPHFREWITGLCKRSESSRWWEFEEKIARQLQLRKVPLDDLHPLSPVFLRYMTTFVFPVSEAGRHFLNDTGYSPEEIEAMHQAWFKAVSLSALLWVYPGGQTAPF
- a CDS encoding chloride channel protein, translating into MKNIQTLLYRNGLGIHSVLSEDKENFKIILREGHLRRTFYLSALGAGAGLLTVGAGMLLSWLVRMLTGLAFFGKLSTDAGMLADSEAGIWLLFIPVAGAFVSLFLIGARYPTWKLPALAICIGTGAPIGTEGPVMVAAGAFALQDRQRLRISEAEAHLLLVAGAAAGVAWYFGAPVSALLLALELWLGTWSLTLLLPVLSGVIVGGVAHYCLSDMNPFFTMGSGPALNAGALLVYTVLGLIVGLTAALLVRASRGLTRLFNRLKYHSPWWLLLAAVPVGIAGYLAPESLGNGEVYGNNLLQAHVTLQLVFVVGVVKLITWLFFTSGYNTGTTITTLLMIGGALGLLLAVVVQLVCPSIVINPAMAALIGMSAMFAGVTRAWLTAIILALELTHCQPAVLPVACAAIAAFVISFPLIKTKRDTAENKVQG
- a CDS encoding multidrug efflux SMR transporter — its product is MAWLFLLIGGLFEVGFTISLKYSENFSKLWPSVSFFICITLSFFFLNKAINSGLPIGTSYAVWTGIGAAGTAIAGMIFFKEPVAMWRIFFLIMLIGSIAGLKAVSGGE
- the meaB gene encoding methylmalonyl Co-A mutase-associated GTPase MeaB, with amino-acid sequence MYQQYLEGLLRGEIKALARCISLVENEAAGYTSLLEQLPANSPTRVVGITGPPGAGKSTLVNALITHLLAEDKKVAIIAVDPSSPFNFGALLGDRIRMGQHFGHPGVFIRSMASRGALGGLSPKIIEVSDLIKAAGFDYLFIETVGVGQSEVEIAGIADTTIVVVVPEAGDEIQTMKAGLMEIADIFVVNKADRDNADIFVKNLRLLAHSKQQASWEIPVIKSVATQQKGIHEIVTAIARHKEAIMHQHQRRSLLLAEKAYQLIQHRRMHDISKKNLQTEIQEHISQHSFNLYRYVADKAGR
- a CDS encoding glycosyltransferase family 2 protein; translated protein: MLATTSTISLLISTYNWPAALALCLNSIKSQTILPTEVVIADDGSREDTRELINSIRKDFPVPLVHVWQEDKGFRLAQIRNKGIAQSTSDYIIQIDGDLILDKHFVEDHMRLSEPGYFITGSRALLSSHISNKLLQADDINVDFRSTPFSHILNALRFPSLSRFLSKRYKIGGRHKYYVKGCNMSFWKKDLLTVNGYDENFTGWGMEDNDIAVRLLNAGVQKKFIKMGGVAFHLYHRENSRGKHQENSILVKAAVSSKKIKADKGILEYLIN
- a CDS encoding LON peptidase substrate-binding domain-containing protein, coding for MTNFISIFPLGIVVYPGEQLNLHVFEPRYKQLARECVAENKPFGIPAVIDKKIMEYGTLVTVEKVEKIYDNGEMDIITRGTSVFRTLERINVIPDKLYAGAIVNYPENHEASNVRLLDEVLHGIRELHAILQVHKNFRKEDGRLTAYDLAHHAGLSLEEEYEVLHLFYEVQRLEYLKRHLHKVIPMMAEMERLKERVKLNGHFRNLSAGDL
- the lptC gene encoding LPS export ABC transporter periplasmic protein LptC — protein: MIRKKLIYLLIALTAVACENDIQAVMEFDSKKAAVENGTDILLIYSQGGRVNAKLTAPTMERSLDKPSYVKFKQGLKLLMFNDTLGLESTLVADTGRYLEDEGAVFLSKNVVVVNKKGDRLNTDELNWDPKRKVFYSTKEVFIKTPTDSLHGWGLIANEDFTDRKIINVSGPITVQDSLSMQ
- a CDS encoding tRNA-binding protein — encoded protein: MELINWQDFEKIEMRTGTIIEANDFPKARNPAYQLTIDFGPELGIKRSSAQITRLYQKEELVGKQIIAVVNFPPKQIANFISECLVLGVLGDDKEVTLLQPGQSVKNGQRIA